A section of the Telopea speciosissima isolate NSW1024214 ecotype Mountain lineage chromosome 3, Tspe_v1, whole genome shotgun sequence genome encodes:
- the LOC122656882 gene encoding polyadenylate-binding protein 7-like isoform X2, giving the protein MAVPSTVPAPASLYVGDLHPDLTDGQLFDAFSVIENLASVRVCRDSMSGRSLGYGYANFITTQDATRAVEKLNHTLLNGKPIRIMWSHRDPDARKSGVGNLFIKNLNDSINNVKLHEMFSKFGNISSCKLEISLDGKSKGYGFVQFESEAAANAAIEKLNGSIIDGKQIYVGNFVKKSERVLPSPDAKYTNLYMKNLDPDITEEFLLEKFSDFGKITNLVILKDNNGNSRGFGFVNFDNPDDAKQAMESMNGTQLGSKALYVARAQKKAEREQILHHQFDERRKEKIQKYKGSNVYVKNIADDVDDDDLREHFSQCGTITSTKLMRDDKGISKGFGFVCFSTPEEANMAVNSLHGCMFHRKPLYVAIAQRKEDRQAQLEFQYAQRITGLAGPSTAVIPAGYPHLYYTAPPGVASQIPPRQGLMYQPLSLRQGWMANGYASPTGPAFQPMPPPVVPNTPRQHRQNRSRMNGHMLPQGGRQHLQFTQSVNSLKDSSNQLRAGQAKYVPNGHPYEMNNGSAVSSAASISVGVASQGSAMLSSMLAAATPQHQKQILGERLYPIIKKHKYDLAAKITGMLLEMDNSELLLLLESPESLAAKVEEAVQVLKLSKTKVAEQGALHPNYLSAEVAVN; this is encoded by the exons ATGGCGGTTCCTTCGACCGTCCCTGCTCCTGCTTCGCTTTACGTCGGGGATCTTCACCCTGACCTCACCGATGGGCAACTCTTCGATGCTTTCTCCGTCATCGAGAACCTTGCATCTGTCCGGGTTTGTAGAGATTCCATGTCTGGGAGATCTCTTGGTTACGGTTACGCCAACTTTATCACTACCCAAGACG CAACTCGTGCCGTTGAGAAACTGAACCACACTCTGTTGAACGGGAAACCTATTAGAATTATGTGGTCACATCGTGATCCAGATGCAAGAAAGAGTGGGGTTGGGAATTTGTTTATCAAG AATCTGAATGATTCTATCAATAATGTGAAACTTCATGAGATGTTCTCAAAGTTTGGGAACATATCATCCTGCAAACTTGAGATATCCCTGGATGGAAAAAGCAAAGGATATGGGTTTGTACAGTTTGAGTCTGAAGCAGCTGCCAATGCTGCCATTGAGAAGCTTAATGGCTCCATTATTGATGGCAAACAAAT ATATGTTGGTAATTTTGTTAAAAAGAGTGAACGGGTTTTACCCAGCCCTGATGCAAAATACACCAATCTGTACATGAAGAATCTGGATCCAGATATCACAGAAGAATTTCTGCTGGAAAAGTTCTCTGATTTTGGCAAAATTACTAATCTGGTCATATTGAAGGACAATAATGGGAACTCAAGGGGTTTTGGTTTTGTGAACTTTGATAACCCTGATGATGCCAAACAGGCAATGGAGTCAATGAATGGAACCCAACTTG GGTCAAAGGCTCTATATGTAGCACGGGCACAAAAGAAAGCGGAGCGGGAGCAAATATTGCATCATCAATTTGATGAAAGACGCAAggagaaaattcagaaatataaG GGGTCAAATGTATATGTAAAGAACATTGctgatgatgttgatgatgatgacctTCGAGAACACTTTAGTCAGTGTGGAACTATCACTTCTACTAAGCTAATGCGTGATGACAAAGGAATTAGTAAGGGATTTGGGTTTGTATGCTTCTCAACTCCAGAAGAAGCGAACATGGCTGTGAATTCTcttcatg GATGCATGTTTCATCGAAAGCCGTTATATGTGGCTATAGCCCAAAGGAAAGAGGACAGGCAAGCACAATTGGAATTTCAATATGCCCAGCGTATTACGGGATTAGCGGGTCCCTCAACTGCAGTTATTCCTGCTGGTTATCCTCATCTTTACTATACAGCTCCTCCTGGTGTTGCTTCACAAATTCCTCCAAGGCAGGGCCTTATGTATCAACCTTTGAGTTTGAGACAAGGGTGGATGGCCAATGGATATGCATCTCCAACCGGACCAGCTTTTCAACCCATGCCACCTCCTGTG GTTCCTAATACTCCAAGACAGCATAGACAAAATAGGAGCAGGATGAATGGCCATATGCTTCCTCAGGGTGGTAGACAACATTTGCAATTTACTCAATCTGTGAACTCGTTGAAAGATTCAAGCAATCAGCTG CGAGCTGGACAAGCCAAGTATGTGCCAAATGGGCATCCTTATGAGATGAATAATGGATCTGCTGTCTCTTCAGCTGCTTCCATCTCTGTTGGAGTAGCATCCCAAGGATCAGCGATGTTGAGTAGCATGCTTGCTGCTGCTACTCCACAGCACCAGAAACAGATACTTGGCGAACGCCTTTACCCCATTATCAAGAAACACAAG TATGATCTTGCAGCAAAAATAACCGGGATGCTTTTGGAGATGGACAACTCCGAACTGCTACTGTTATTGGAATCACCTGAGTCCTTGGCTGCTAAAGTTGAAGAAGCAGTGCAGGTGCTCAAGCTATCCAAGACCAAAGTAGCAGAACAAGGTGCCCTTCATCCCAATTACTTGTCGGCTGAGGTTGCCGTTAACTAA
- the LOC122656882 gene encoding polyadenylate-binding protein 7-like isoform X1 has protein sequence MAVPSTVPAPASLYVGDLHPDLTDGQLFDAFSVIENLASVRVCRDSMSGRSLGYGYANFITTQDATRAVEKLNHTLLNGKPIRIMWSHRDPDARKSGVGNLFIKNLNDSINNVKLHEMFSKFGNISSCKLEISLDGKSKGYGFVQFESEAAANAAIEKLNGSIIDGKQIYVGNFVKKSERVLPSPDAKYTNLYMKNLDPDITEEFLLEKFSDFGKITNLVILKDNNGNSRGFGFVNFDNPDDAKQAMESMNGTQLGSKALYVARAQKKAEREQILHHQFDERRKEKIQKYKGSNVYVKNIADDVDDDDLREHFSQCGTITSTKLMRDDKGISKGFGFVCFSTPEEANMAVNSLHGCMFHRKPLYVAIAQRKEDRQAQLEFQYAQRITGLAGPSTAVIPAGYPHLYYTAPPGVASQIPPRQGLMYQPLSLRQGWMANGYASPTGPAFQPMPPPVVPNTPRQHRQNRSRMNGHMLPQGGRQHLQFTQSVNSLKDSSNQRQRAGQAKYVPNGHPYEMNNGSAVSSAASISVGVASQGSAMLSSMLAAATPQHQKQILGERLYPIIKKHKYDLAAKITGMLLEMDNSELLLLLESPESLAAKVEEAVQVLKLSKTKVAEQGALHPNYLSAEVAVN, from the exons ATGGCGGTTCCTTCGACCGTCCCTGCTCCTGCTTCGCTTTACGTCGGGGATCTTCACCCTGACCTCACCGATGGGCAACTCTTCGATGCTTTCTCCGTCATCGAGAACCTTGCATCTGTCCGGGTTTGTAGAGATTCCATGTCTGGGAGATCTCTTGGTTACGGTTACGCCAACTTTATCACTACCCAAGACG CAACTCGTGCCGTTGAGAAACTGAACCACACTCTGTTGAACGGGAAACCTATTAGAATTATGTGGTCACATCGTGATCCAGATGCAAGAAAGAGTGGGGTTGGGAATTTGTTTATCAAG AATCTGAATGATTCTATCAATAATGTGAAACTTCATGAGATGTTCTCAAAGTTTGGGAACATATCATCCTGCAAACTTGAGATATCCCTGGATGGAAAAAGCAAAGGATATGGGTTTGTACAGTTTGAGTCTGAAGCAGCTGCCAATGCTGCCATTGAGAAGCTTAATGGCTCCATTATTGATGGCAAACAAAT ATATGTTGGTAATTTTGTTAAAAAGAGTGAACGGGTTTTACCCAGCCCTGATGCAAAATACACCAATCTGTACATGAAGAATCTGGATCCAGATATCACAGAAGAATTTCTGCTGGAAAAGTTCTCTGATTTTGGCAAAATTACTAATCTGGTCATATTGAAGGACAATAATGGGAACTCAAGGGGTTTTGGTTTTGTGAACTTTGATAACCCTGATGATGCCAAACAGGCAATGGAGTCAATGAATGGAACCCAACTTG GGTCAAAGGCTCTATATGTAGCACGGGCACAAAAGAAAGCGGAGCGGGAGCAAATATTGCATCATCAATTTGATGAAAGACGCAAggagaaaattcagaaatataaG GGGTCAAATGTATATGTAAAGAACATTGctgatgatgttgatgatgatgacctTCGAGAACACTTTAGTCAGTGTGGAACTATCACTTCTACTAAGCTAATGCGTGATGACAAAGGAATTAGTAAGGGATTTGGGTTTGTATGCTTCTCAACTCCAGAAGAAGCGAACATGGCTGTGAATTCTcttcatg GATGCATGTTTCATCGAAAGCCGTTATATGTGGCTATAGCCCAAAGGAAAGAGGACAGGCAAGCACAATTGGAATTTCAATATGCCCAGCGTATTACGGGATTAGCGGGTCCCTCAACTGCAGTTATTCCTGCTGGTTATCCTCATCTTTACTATACAGCTCCTCCTGGTGTTGCTTCACAAATTCCTCCAAGGCAGGGCCTTATGTATCAACCTTTGAGTTTGAGACAAGGGTGGATGGCCAATGGATATGCATCTCCAACCGGACCAGCTTTTCAACCCATGCCACCTCCTGTG GTTCCTAATACTCCAAGACAGCATAGACAAAATAGGAGCAGGATGAATGGCCATATGCTTCCTCAGGGTGGTAGACAACATTTGCAATTTACTCAATCTGTGAACTCGTTGAAAGATTCAAGCAATCAGC GGCAGCGAGCTGGACAAGCCAAGTATGTGCCAAATGGGCATCCTTATGAGATGAATAATGGATCTGCTGTCTCTTCAGCTGCTTCCATCTCTGTTGGAGTAGCATCCCAAGGATCAGCGATGTTGAGTAGCATGCTTGCTGCTGCTACTCCACAGCACCAGAAACAGATACTTGGCGAACGCCTTTACCCCATTATCAAGAAACACAAG TATGATCTTGCAGCAAAAATAACCGGGATGCTTTTGGAGATGGACAACTCCGAACTGCTACTGTTATTGGAATCACCTGAGTCCTTGGCTGCTAAAGTTGAAGAAGCAGTGCAGGTGCTCAAGCTATCCAAGACCAAAGTAGCAGAACAAGGTGCCCTTCATCCCAATTACTTGTCGGCTGAGGTTGCCGTTAACTAA